The following are encoded in a window of Pseudomonas graminis genomic DNA:
- the fabD gene encoding ACP S-malonyltransferase: MSASVAFVFPGQGSQSLGMLAELGAQHPLVLETFKEASDALGYDLWALTQQGPEESLNQTDKTQPAILTASIALWRLWLAEGGVRPAYVAGHSLGEYSALVAAGSLTLADAVKLVERRGQLMQEAVPAGQGGMAAILGLDDAVVIAACAEAAEGEVVSAVNFNSPGQVVIAGAKAAVERAIEVCKARGAKRALPLPVSVPSHCELMRPAAERFAESIAAIDWQVPQIPLVQNVTAGVVSDLDTLKADLLQQLYKPVRWVESIQTLAAQGALQLVECGPGKVLAGLNKRCADGVATHNLNTPDAFAAARAALA, encoded by the coding sequence ATGTCTGCTTCCGTCGCATTTGTCTTTCCGGGCCAAGGCTCGCAGTCCCTCGGCATGCTGGCCGAGCTGGGCGCGCAGCATCCGCTGGTGCTGGAAACGTTCAAAGAAGCTTCCGATGCTCTGGGCTATGACCTCTGGGCGCTGACCCAGCAGGGCCCGGAAGAAAGCCTCAATCAGACCGATAAAACCCAGCCTGCCATTCTTACCGCGTCGATCGCCTTGTGGCGTCTGTGGCTGGCGGAAGGCGGCGTGCGCCCGGCGTATGTCGCCGGCCACAGTCTGGGTGAGTACAGCGCGCTGGTTGCGGCCGGCAGCCTGACCCTTGCCGATGCGGTGAAGCTGGTCGAGCGTCGTGGTCAGCTGATGCAGGAAGCTGTGCCTGCGGGGCAGGGGGGCATGGCGGCCATTCTGGGCCTGGACGATGCGGTGGTCATTGCTGCCTGTGCCGAAGCGGCAGAGGGCGAGGTGGTCAGTGCGGTGAATTTCAATTCACCCGGACAAGTCGTGATCGCCGGTGCCAAGGCCGCCGTTGAGCGCGCCATCGAAGTCTGCAAGGCGAGGGGCGCCAAGCGTGCCTTGCCGTTGCCGGTGAGCGTGCCCTCGCACTGCGAGCTGATGCGCCCGGCGGCGGAACGCTTCGCCGAGTCGATCGCTGCCATTGACTGGCAGGTGCCGCAGATACCGCTGGTGCAGAACGTCACCGCAGGTGTCGTGTCCGACCTCGATACCCTTAAAGCCGATCTGCTGCAGCAGCTCTACAAGCCAGTGCGCTGGGTCGAATCGATCCAGACGCTGGCAGCCCAGGGCGCCCTGCAACTGGTCGAATGCGGCCCGGGCAAGGTGCTTGCCGGGTTGAACAAGCGTTGCGCCGATGGCGTGGCCACCCACAACCTTAATACCCCAGACGCCTTCGCCGCCGCTCGTGCGGCGCTGGCCTGA
- the plsX gene encoding phosphate acyltransferase PlsX, with product MSAPVIAIDAMGGDFGPRNIVQASIACLLATPSLHLTLVGQSSLLEELIARHSGVDRSRLRVVHASEVITMDERPSQALRGKPDSSMRVALGLLAEGKAHACVSAGNTGALMALSRFVLKTLPGIDRPAMVAAMPTRSGYCQLLDLGANVDCTAEHLYQFAVMGSVAAEALGVVRPRVALLNVGTEDIKGNQQVKLAAGLLQAAPGLNYIGFVEGDGLYRGEADVVVCDGFVGNVLLKSSEGLALMISERIERLFRRNLLSRLVGLMARPVLGRLKADLAPARHNGASFLGLQGIVVKSHGSADAQGFQSAIQRALIEIQANLPQRLRGRLEDLL from the coding sequence TTGTCTGCTCCGGTCATCGCGATCGACGCAATGGGCGGGGACTTCGGTCCCCGCAACATTGTTCAGGCCAGCATTGCCTGCCTGCTTGCTACACCCTCGCTACACCTGACCCTCGTCGGTCAATCCTCCCTTCTTGAAGAACTCATCGCACGCCACTCCGGTGTCGATCGCTCACGCCTGCGCGTTGTGCACGCCAGCGAAGTCATCACCATGGATGAGCGCCCGTCCCAGGCCTTGCGCGGCAAGCCTGATTCGTCGATGCGCGTCGCGCTGGGACTTCTCGCCGAAGGCAAGGCCCACGCCTGCGTCAGTGCAGGCAACACCGGCGCCTTGATGGCGCTGTCCCGGTTTGTGTTGAAAACCCTGCCGGGCATCGACCGCCCGGCCATGGTGGCCGCGATGCCGACACGCAGTGGTTATTGCCAGTTGCTGGACCTGGGCGCGAACGTCGATTGCACCGCCGAGCATCTTTACCAGTTCGCCGTGATGGGGTCTGTGGCGGCAGAGGCGCTGGGCGTGGTGCGACCCAGAGTCGCACTGCTGAACGTCGGCACCGAAGACATCAAGGGCAATCAGCAGGTCAAGCTGGCTGCCGGTCTGTTGCAGGCTGCGCCGGGGCTGAATTACATCGGCTTTGTCGAAGGCGATGGCCTCTATCGGGGTGAGGCGGATGTGGTGGTTTGCGACGGCTTCGTCGGCAATGTGCTGCTGAAATCCAGCGAAGGCCTGGCGTTGATGATTAGCGAGCGGATAGAGCGGTTGTTTCGCCGCAACCTGCTGTCGCGGCTGGTGGGTTTGATGGCAAGGCCTGTGCTCGGCAGACTCAAGGCCGATCTGGCGCCGGCGCGGCACAACGGCGCCAGTTTTCTGGGTCTGCAGGGCATTGTGGTGAAGAGCCACGGCTCGGCCGATGCCCAGGGTTTCCAGAGCGCGATACAGCGGGCGCTCATCGAGATTCAGGCAAACCTGCCACAGCGCTTGCGCGGTCGTCTTGAGGATCTGCTTTAG
- the rpmF gene encoding 50S ribosomal protein L32 has protein sequence MAVQQNKKSRSARDMRRSHDALEASTLSVEKTTGEVHLRHHVSPEGVYRGRKVIDKGADE, from the coding sequence ATGGCTGTTCAGCAGAACAAAAAATCCCGCTCTGCCCGTGACATGCGTCGTTCGCACGACGCTCTCGAGGCTAGCACTCTGTCTGTAGAAAAAACCACCGGTGAAGTTCACCTGCGTCACCACGTATCGCCAGAAGGCGTATACCGTGGCCGTAAAGTGATCGACAAGGGCGCTGACGAGTAA
- a CDS encoding YceD family protein, translated as MLNDPIPPHVDPRKLADRGTTLQGEMLLADLERLCDPLADNLGTVQAKFVFERDEQRAVVIHSAIDVEVKMVCQRCLELVTFPIHSECSYAVVKEGANTQSLPKGYDVLELGEDPMDLLALIEDELLLALPIVPTHDPKECQPPADLNESEPSEDEVTRSNPFSVLAQLKRDPNV; from the coding sequence ATGTTGAATGACCCGATTCCACCTCACGTTGACCCGCGCAAATTAGCTGATCGTGGCACTACTCTTCAGGGAGAGATGCTGCTGGCTGATTTGGAGAGACTCTGCGACCCGCTTGCTGACAATCTCGGTACGGTGCAGGCGAAATTCGTTTTTGAGCGAGACGAGCAGCGCGCTGTGGTTATCCACAGTGCAATTGACGTCGAAGTCAAAATGGTTTGCCAGCGTTGTCTTGAGCTGGTCACCTTTCCGATCCACAGCGAATGCAGTTATGCGGTGGTGAAGGAGGGTGCAAACACCCAGTCGTTGCCGAAAGGCTATGACGTGCTGGAACTCGGCGAAGATCCCATGGATCTGCTGGCTTTGATCGAGGATGAGCTTCTGCTCGCCTTGCCCATTGTTCCAACTCATGATCCGAAAGAATGCCAGCCGCCGGCGGACCTCAACGAGTCCGAGCCGAGCGAGGACGAGGTAACGCGGTCCAACCCGTTCAGTGTATTGGCGCAGTTAAAGCGTGACCCAAACGTTTAG
- a CDS encoding Maf family protein — translation MLPLLLASSSPYRRELLDRLRLPFVCASPDIDESRRPHEPAVDLVTRLAREKAMALADQFPDHLIIGSDQVAVLGEQILGKPHTFERAQEQLKASSGNSVSFLTGLVLFNSRTGQCQVDCVPFTVHMRQLDDARISRYLHAEQPYDCAGSFKAEGLGVSLFRSTEGLDATSLIGLPLIRLVDMLMNEGVELP, via the coding sequence ATGCTGCCTCTACTCCTTGCTTCCAGCTCGCCCTACCGCCGCGAATTGCTCGATCGCCTTCGATTGCCGTTCGTCTGCGCCTCACCCGACATCGATGAAAGTCGTCGCCCACACGAACCGGCCGTCGATCTTGTGACCCGCCTGGCGCGCGAGAAAGCCATGGCACTGGCTGACCAATTCCCTGACCACCTGATTATCGGCTCAGACCAGGTGGCCGTGCTTGGCGAACAGATTCTCGGCAAGCCCCACACGTTCGAGCGCGCCCAGGAACAGCTGAAGGCGAGCAGCGGCAACAGCGTCAGCTTCCTTACCGGGCTTGTGCTCTTCAATAGCCGAACGGGTCAGTGCCAGGTTGATTGCGTGCCCTTCACCGTACACATGCGCCAACTGGACGACGCTCGCATCAGCCGCTACCTGCACGCCGAACAACCCTATGACTGCGCCGGTAGCTTCAAGGCCGAAGGACTGGGCGTCAGCCTGTTCCGCAGCACCGAAGGCCTGGATGCGACCAGCCTGATCGGTCTTCCTTTAATACGCCTGGTGGACATGCTGATGAACGAGGGCGTCGAACTGCCCTGA
- a CDS encoding S49 family peptidase encodes MSDEWKSPSSPERDDAGDAKSWKLLEKTLLASVQEQRRSRRWGIFFKSLTFLYLFGALALFSPLMDFGKGASRSTSHTALIEVKGMIADTEAASADNIVGSLRAAFEDEKTKGVILRINSPGGSPVQSGYIYDEIRRLRAQKPNIKVYAVITDLGASGAYYIASAADQIYADKASLVGSIGVTAAGFGFVGTMEKLGVDRRTYTSGEHKAFLDPFQPPKADETAFWQGVLDTTHNQFIASVKAGRGDRLKDKDHPELFSGLVWTGEQAVGLGLVDGLGSASYVARDIIGEKEMVDYTVKESPFDRFSKKMGASVAEQIAMWAGFTGPSLR; translated from the coding sequence ATCTCCGTCTTCGCCAGAGCGCGACGACGCAGGGGATGCAAAAAGCTGGAAACTGCTGGAAAAGACCCTGCTCGCCAGTGTGCAGGAGCAGCGTAGGTCGCGACGCTGGGGAATCTTTTTCAAGTCTCTGACCTTTCTTTATCTGTTCGGCGCGCTGGCGTTGTTTTCGCCGCTCATGGATTTCGGCAAGGGCGCCTCGCGCAGCACCAGTCACACGGCGCTGATCGAAGTGAAGGGCATGATCGCCGACACCGAGGCCGCCAGTGCCGACAATATCGTTGGCAGCCTGCGGGCAGCGTTCGAGGACGAAAAAACCAAGGGCGTGATTCTGCGTATCAATAGCCCGGGCGGCAGTCCGGTGCAGTCCGGCTACATCTACGATGAAATCCGACGATTGCGTGCGCAGAAGCCGAACATCAAGGTGTATGCGGTGATCACGGATCTCGGGGCGTCCGGTGCGTATTACATCGCCAGCGCCGCCGACCAGATCTATGCCGACAAGGCCAGTCTGGTGGGTTCGATCGGTGTCACGGCGGCCGGTTTCGGTTTCGTCGGCACGATGGAGAAGCTGGGTGTTGACCGTCGTACCTATACCTCGGGCGAGCACAAGGCCTTCCTTGACCCGTTCCAGCCGCCAAAGGCTGACGAGACTGCGTTCTGGCAGGGTGTTCTGGACACCACTCACAACCAGTTCATCGCCAGCGTCAAAGCGGGTCGCGGTGATCGCCTGAAGGACAAGGACCATCCGGAGTTGTTCTCGGGGCTGGTCTGGACGGGCGAGCAGGCGGTGGGCTTGGGCCTGGTCGATGGGCTTGGCAGTGCCAGCTACGTGGCGCGCGATATCATTGGCGAGAAAGAGATGGTCGATTACACGGTTAAAGAGTCGCCGTTTGATCGTTTCTCCAAAAAGATGGGCGCCAGCGTCGCTGAGCAGATCGCGATGTGGGCAGGCTTCACTGGGCCGTCCCTGCGCTGA